Proteins encoded in a region of the Clostridia bacterium genome:
- a CDS encoding glycosyltransferase: protein MKAPIVVFVYNRADHAKRLLTSLSKCPEAKESKLYIFSDGPKNEKVAEKVEQVREYIRSDAIKEWFGEVEVVEAPQNQGLANSVISGVNNVIGKHGNVIVVEDDNVVSEDFLDYMNRGLEFYRDNQKIWALGGYTLPITFPADYKHDVFVMGRGSSYAWATWKDRWEKIDWEIRDYKTFIKDKKQVKAFNKTGCDRTEMLMSQMEGRIDSWAIRFTYNAFKNDMLFVLPKETLVSNGGNDGSGVHVSSADTRFDTEINENKGKVRFENVELDARIEKAVAQIFRRPLMLRWKKKIRKLLKRGKK from the coding sequence ATGAAAGCACCAATTGTTGTTTTTGTTTATAACAGAGCGGACCACGCAAAAAGATTGCTGACCTCTCTTTCAAAATGTCCTGAAGCAAAGGAAAGCAAGTTGTATATTTTTTCGGATGGTCCTAAAAATGAAAAGGTTGCCGAAAAAGTGGAGCAGGTGCGGGAATATATCCGTTCCGATGCGATCAAAGAATGGTTTGGCGAAGTAGAGGTTGTGGAAGCTCCCCAAAACCAGGGGCTGGCAAACTCGGTTATTTCGGGTGTAAACAATGTTATCGGCAAGCACGGCAATGTGATTGTTGTGGAAGATGATAACGTGGTTTCGGAAGATTTTCTGGATTATATGAACAGAGGTTTGGAATTTTATCGTGACAATCAAAAAATCTGGGCGTTGGGCGGATACACATTGCCCATAACCTTCCCTGCTGATTATAAACATGATGTTTTTGTGATGGGCAGGGGTTCCAGTTATGCCTGGGCGACCTGGAAAGACCGTTGGGAAAAAATCGACTGGGAAATCCGTGACTATAAAACATTTATAAAAGATAAAAAGCAAGTTAAAGCTTTTAATAAAACCGGTTGCGACAGAACCGAGATGCTGATGTCGCAAATGGAAGGCAGAATTGATTCCTGGGCAATTCGTTTTACATATAACGCCTTTAAAAATGATATGCTTTTTGTTTTGCCGAAAGAAACATTGGTTTCCAACGGCGGAAACGACGGGTCGGGCGTACATGTAAGCAGCGCAGATACCCGTTTTGATACGGAAATTAACGAAAATAAGGGAAAAGTGCGTTTTGAAAATGTAGAATTAGACGCGCGCATTGAAAAGGCGGTTGCACAAATATTCCGTCGACCCCTTATGCTCCGCTGGAAGAAAAAAATAAGGAAATTACTGAAACGGGGCAAAAAATAA